From Amblyraja radiata isolate CabotCenter1 chromosome 21, sAmbRad1.1.pri, whole genome shotgun sequence, a single genomic window includes:
- the LOC116984912 gene encoding leucine-rich repeat serine/threonine-protein kinase 2-like, translating into MLRTDLHLLSKEDNLLLVGTADGKLVIFKDTTVKYQDGAPVKVVEIGDISTPLVCLSISSILGQVTYWAGCGTKVVSLNCDFTVQKMMETKTRPLRQQKCNNGNIITMVIDNYIYLVKKGSHVVELWDKNVDKISLIIDCASVLKNDTYSARVKALHLQKGTTLWIGTGGGDIILFDLSTHQPICVLDTFCHSIRSMVTIQIEKECHCTVLLILGNVNKDYFEDDKWQKEEQSQLFVWDMSLPYEIQNLKNHNDIRREITTKMRSGSLK; encoded by the exons ATGCTGAGGACAGACCTACATCTTCTCAG CAAAGAAGACAACTTGCTTTTGGTGGGAACAGCAGATGGGAAGCTTGTTATTTTTAAGGATACAACGGTAAAG TATCAAGATGGTGCACCAGTGAAGGTTGTGGAAATTGGCGACATCAGTACTCCTTTAGTATGTTTGAGCATTTCATCCATTTTAGGACAGGTGACCTACTGGGCAGGCTGTGGAACAAAAGTCGTATCACTCAACTGTGATTTTACAGTTCAGAAGATGATGGAGACAAAAACTAGGCCACT AAGACAACAGAAATGTAATAATGGAAATATTATCACAATGGTGATTGATAATTATATTTATCTGGTAAAGAAGGGCAGCCATGTTGTCGAACTGTGGGACAAAAATGTAGATAAAATAAGTCTGATAATTGACTGCGCATCTGTTCTTAA AAATGACACCTATTCTGCAAGAGTGAAAGCATTGCATCTTCAAAAGGGAACTACCCTTTGGATTGGAACAGGAGGGGGTGACATCATATTATTTGACCTTTCCACTCATCAACCCATTTGTGTATTGGATACATTTTGCCACTCCATTAGAAGCATGGTGACAATACAAATTG AAAAGGAATGCCATTGCACTGTCTTGCTGATTCTAGGAAATGTTAATAAAGATTATTTCGAAGACGACAAATGGCAGAAAG AAGAACAATCACAGCTGTTTGTATGGGATATGAGCCTGCCTTATGAGATCCAGAACTTGAAGAATCATAATGATATTCGAAGAGAAATAACCACGAAAATGAGGAGTGGATCATTGAAATAA